The following are encoded together in the Gordonia insulae genome:
- a CDS encoding SDR family oxidoreductase translates to MAQAAASKVVLVTGASSGIGAEVARQFVERGHTVYGTSRRPDAVTRPVPGVHYVRLDNADYQSAIECAAKVGVIDILINNAGESQAGALEDTPMEAIENLFATNVFGPVALTKAVLPGMRERRSGTVVMVGSMLSSFPVAFRSNYAATKSALKAFALATRREVAPYGIRMISVEPGTIATGIGDRRSIHIGDASPYRAEYETLAAATRKNEDAGIDAPTMAGVIVDAALLEHPKPFYAKGNQAGIVFALRRLAPRQLVLDLTARKHGLPRVRI, encoded by the coding sequence GTGGCACAAGCAGCAGCATCGAAGGTCGTCCTGGTCACCGGGGCGTCGAGCGGGATCGGCGCCGAGGTCGCCCGGCAGTTCGTCGAACGCGGACATACGGTGTACGGCACCAGTCGTCGGCCGGATGCGGTGACCCGACCGGTCCCGGGCGTGCACTATGTGCGACTCGACAACGCCGACTACCAGAGTGCGATCGAGTGCGCCGCCAAGGTCGGCGTCATCGACATCCTGATCAACAATGCCGGTGAGAGCCAGGCCGGCGCGCTCGAGGACACACCGATGGAGGCCATCGAGAATCTGTTCGCCACCAACGTCTTCGGGCCGGTGGCGCTCACCAAGGCGGTGCTGCCGGGCATGCGTGAGCGGCGCAGTGGAACCGTCGTGATGGTCGGCTCGATGCTCTCGAGTTTCCCGGTGGCGTTCCGATCCAACTATGCGGCAACCAAATCCGCACTGAAGGCCTTTGCGCTGGCCACCCGGCGGGAGGTTGCGCCATACGGCATCAGGATGATCTCGGTGGAGCCGGGCACCATCGCGACCGGTATCGGTGACCGGCGCAGCATTCACATCGGCGACGCTTCGCCCTATCGGGCAGAATACGAGACCCTCGCGGCCGCCACCCGCAAGAACGAGGACGCCGGTATCGACGCACCCACCATGGCCGGTGTCATCGTCGACGCTGCACTTCTCGAGCATCCGAAGCCGTTCTACGCCAAGGGAAATCAGGCCGGGATCGTCTTCGCTCTGCGCCGTCTCGCCCCGCGTCAGCTGGTCCTCGACCTGACCGCGCGCAAACATGGACTGCCTCGGGTACGGATCTGA
- a CDS encoding SRPBCC family protein, which produces MATIRHQSVVDVPRDRVFAYVNDYQNVPNFMYGVTRFDPTSETTEGVGSTFAVAMNAGPKTLKSTVQTVEWVENEVIRLESIEGFSANTTWRFADADGGTEVAVEFGYTLPGGLAGRALGSILEPFMGQAIKQTEANLSQQVSQQG; this is translated from the coding sequence GTGGCGACCATCCGCCATCAGTCCGTGGTCGACGTCCCGCGCGATCGTGTGTTCGCGTACGTCAACGACTATCAGAACGTGCCCAACTTCATGTACGGCGTCACCCGCTTCGACCCGACATCGGAGACGACAGAAGGTGTCGGCTCCACGTTCGCGGTCGCCATGAACGCCGGCCCGAAGACATTGAAGTCCACTGTGCAGACGGTCGAGTGGGTCGAGAACGAGGTCATCCGACTCGAATCGATCGAAGGGTTCTCCGCGAACACCACGTGGCGATTCGCCGACGCCGACGGCGGCACCGAGGTCGCCGTGGAGTTCGGCTACACACTGCCCGGCGGCCTCGCCGGCCGGGCGTTGGGCTCCATCCTCGAGCCCTTCATGGGCCAGGCGATCAAGCAGACCGAAGCGAATCTGTCCCAACAGGTCTCACAGCAGGGGTGA
- a CDS encoding ArsR/SmtB family transcription factor, with amino-acid sequence MTESVDTAAPRFPELGIYTELARVGKALASPVRLRLLDILEEGERTVEDLAATAGFGVKNTSSQLQILRAAQLVSSRRDGVRIHYRIASPRVSTLLGAFARFATDNVSTVRAEIDAYFADHRDLVPVTADDLATMIDADAVLVVDVRDPDEFGRGHIPGAISVPQNRIRELLALLPADRRIVAYCQGPYCLASPEAAHELIDAERDATIVEGGLTAWIRSGGSLSRSR; translated from the coding sequence ATGACCGAATCCGTCGACACCGCCGCGCCGCGCTTCCCCGAACTCGGCATCTACACCGAGCTCGCCCGGGTCGGCAAGGCGCTGGCGAGCCCGGTCCGGCTGCGGCTGCTCGACATCCTTGAAGAGGGTGAGCGCACCGTCGAAGACCTCGCCGCGACAGCGGGATTCGGCGTCAAGAACACCTCGTCACAGCTGCAGATCCTGCGTGCGGCACAACTCGTCAGCAGTCGGCGGGACGGCGTCCGCATCCACTATCGGATCGCCTCGCCACGGGTGTCGACGCTGTTGGGCGCGTTCGCGCGCTTCGCCACCGACAACGTCTCCACGGTTCGCGCCGAGATCGACGCCTACTTCGCCGATCACCGCGACCTGGTCCCCGTCACCGCGGACGATCTCGCCACCATGATCGACGCCGATGCCGTGCTCGTCGTCGACGTCCGCGACCCGGACGAGTTCGGCCGCGGCCACATCCCGGGGGCGATCTCGGTGCCACAGAACCGTATTCGCGAACTGCTCGCTTTGCTGCCGGCCGACCGCCGCATCGTCGCGTACTGCCAGGGGCCGTACTGCCTGGCGTCGCCCGAGGCCGCGCACGAACTCATCGACGCCGAACGCGACGCGACCATCGTCGAGGGCGGCCTGACGGCATGGATCCGGTCCGGTGGCTCGTTGTCGCGCTCGCGCTGA
- the cobF gene encoding precorrin-6A synthase (deacetylating): MRITLRVIGIGPGNPRQITLEAIDALADVDAFLVLDKGGDKHSLNAMRRDILSRHAAEGHRVIEVVDPPRDRSPADYDAEVRRWHAARAALFTDVLTHEVPDGGVAAFLVWGDPALYDSTLRIVDDLTAHSAMSLDVEVIPGVTSASALTAAHRIAANRIGEPIHITTGRRLPDTPAGADSNQIVMLDGDLAFRRTADPDDHIWWGAYVGTDDEILISGRVADVGDRIAAVRAEARERIGWIMDIYLLRKR, encoded by the coding sequence ATGCGGATCACCCTGCGCGTCATCGGGATAGGCCCGGGGAACCCTCGTCAGATCACCCTCGAGGCCATCGATGCGCTCGCCGACGTCGACGCGTTCCTGGTGCTGGACAAAGGCGGCGACAAGCACTCGCTCAATGCGATGCGGCGAGACATCCTGTCGCGCCACGCGGCCGAGGGGCACCGGGTCATCGAGGTCGTCGACCCGCCTCGCGACCGCTCCCCGGCGGATTACGACGCCGAGGTCCGTCGGTGGCATGCCGCTCGCGCCGCGCTCTTCACCGACGTCCTCACCCACGAGGTGCCCGATGGCGGGGTCGCTGCGTTCCTGGTCTGGGGGGATCCCGCACTCTACGACAGCACGCTGCGCATCGTCGACGACCTGACCGCACACTCCGCGATGTCCCTGGACGTCGAGGTGATCCCGGGAGTGACCAGTGCCAGTGCGCTGACCGCCGCCCATCGCATCGCGGCCAACCGGATCGGCGAACCGATCCACATCACCACCGGACGCAGGTTGCCCGACACCCCCGCCGGTGCCGACTCGAACCAGATCGTGATGCTCGACGGTGACCTCGCATTCCGTCGAACCGCCGATCCCGACGACCACATCTGGTGGGGCGCATACGTCGGCACGGACGACGAGATCCTGATCAGCGGCCGGGTCGCCGACGTGGGCGACCGGATCGCGGCCGTCCGCGCCGAGGCGCGCGAGCGGATCGGTTGGATTATGGACATCTATCTGCTGCGCAAGCGCTGA
- a CDS encoding MFS transporter yields MSGIDRPRIPDTAGAVSPSGTWRELFAPEHRVAVTVFAGGIAVFAINTYLTAASLPSAVADIGGQRLYAWVMTVFLITSVFSSMIVTRSLARWGARGAYLIAFALFGVGSLICAVTPTMPIMLGGRAIQGLGGGLLTGLSFAVIRLALPARLWVRAVGLTSAMWGVGNLIGPVLGGLFAQIGFWRGSFWLLVIATAIITVLARRALPARRSADADPTPMPFASLTFVVVATVAVSVAAVVDGTRTVLVLVGVAVAAMLVFVLVDRRRPAGLLPRLTYTSGSPLRWMYVSIAVLAIGSTSEAFIPLFGQEIAGMGPLVAGMLGAALSWGWSSAQIASTTWAAGRAAAIVRIVGPGLLGTGLATYGLLQFSSSGVMVAAWFVALFIAGTGIGMAFPHIATAAMTITPDDAEAARASAGVNTVQMVANTFGSAIAGLLVSVGATVKWAGGDPVVASARFLTFGFAALALAGVFAAVASVRRPREEAATQDRSARSTP; encoded by the coding sequence ATGTCCGGAATCGATCGCCCGCGCATCCCGGACACCGCAGGCGCCGTGTCACCGTCCGGAACATGGCGTGAGCTGTTCGCGCCGGAGCATCGGGTCGCGGTCACCGTGTTCGCCGGCGGCATCGCGGTCTTCGCGATCAACACCTATCTGACCGCGGCATCTCTGCCCAGCGCGGTCGCCGACATCGGCGGCCAACGCCTCTACGCGTGGGTGATGACGGTCTTCCTGATCACCTCGGTGTTCTCCTCGATGATCGTCACACGCAGCCTCGCCCGCTGGGGTGCACGCGGCGCGTATCTGATCGCCTTCGCACTGTTCGGTGTCGGCTCGCTGATCTGCGCCGTGACCCCGACGATGCCGATCATGTTGGGCGGCAGGGCGATCCAGGGACTCGGCGGGGGGTTGCTGACCGGTCTGTCCTTCGCTGTCATCCGCCTGGCCCTGCCCGCACGACTCTGGGTACGAGCCGTCGGACTGACCTCGGCCATGTGGGGCGTCGGGAACCTGATCGGACCGGTCCTCGGTGGACTGTTCGCCCAGATCGGGTTCTGGCGCGGGTCGTTCTGGCTCCTCGTCATCGCGACCGCGATCATCACCGTCCTCGCCCGGCGCGCATTGCCGGCCCGCCGCAGCGCCGACGCCGACCCCACGCCGATGCCGTTCGCGTCGTTGACGTTCGTCGTCGTCGCCACGGTCGCGGTGTCGGTCGCAGCTGTCGTGGACGGCACACGCACGGTCCTCGTCCTCGTCGGCGTTGCGGTGGCAGCCATGCTGGTCTTCGTCCTGGTGGACCGGCGCCGGCCCGCGGGACTGCTCCCCCGGCTCACCTACACCTCCGGCAGCCCGCTGCGATGGATGTACGTATCGATCGCAGTACTCGCCATCGGGTCGACGTCGGAGGCCTTCATCCCGCTCTTCGGCCAGGAGATCGCCGGGATGGGGCCGCTGGTCGCCGGCATGCTCGGCGCCGCACTCTCGTGGGGTTGGTCGTCGGCGCAGATCGCCAGCACCACATGGGCCGCGGGCCGTGCGGCCGCGATCGTCCGCATCGTCGGGCCGGGACTGCTCGGGACGGGCCTCGCCACCTACGGGTTGTTGCAGTTCTCGTCGAGCGGAGTCATGGTCGCCGCCTGGTTTGTCGCATTGTTCATCGCGGGCACCGGAATCGGAATGGCCTTCCCGCACATCGCCACCGCGGCCATGACGATCACCCCTGACGACGCCGAGGCGGCCCGCGCATCCGCGGGCGTCAACACGGTGCAGATGGTCGCGAACACCTTCGGGTCGGCGATCGCGGGCTTGCTCGTGAGCGTCGGGGCCACCGTGAAATGGGCCGGCGGGGACCCCGTCGTGGCGTCGGCACGGTTCCTCACCTTCGGCTTCGCCGCACTGGCACTGGCGGGCGTCTTCGCCGCCGTCGCGTCGGTGCGGCGACCGCGCGAGGAGGCCGCCACACAGGATCGATCGGCAAGGAGCACACCATGA
- a CDS encoding nitroreductase family protein: MELYDVMRTTFAAREFTDDPLPDEVLYRILDNARFSPSGGNRQGAHVVVVRDDLAKQRIAELGEPTVRRYVAQKSAGEMPWNPVHPTTVPQAVIDSTPVPASFVEPIRTAPAVLVVSVDLTAVAAIDQDLDRVGVVSGASVYPLVWNILLAARQEGFGGTITSMAVLQEPAVRELLGLPQTHAVAAVVPIGKPVRQLTRLRRQPVEEFVTVDRFDGPPLHS, encoded by the coding sequence ATGGAGCTGTACGACGTCATGCGGACCACTTTCGCCGCACGCGAGTTCACCGATGACCCGCTGCCCGACGAGGTGCTGTACCGGATCCTGGACAACGCCCGCTTCTCGCCGAGCGGCGGCAACCGGCAGGGTGCGCACGTGGTCGTGGTGCGCGACGACCTCGCGAAACAGCGAATCGCCGAGTTGGGTGAGCCGACGGTCCGTCGGTACGTCGCGCAGAAATCGGCCGGCGAGATGCCGTGGAATCCGGTGCATCCGACCACGGTCCCGCAAGCGGTGATCGACAGCACCCCGGTACCGGCGAGTTTCGTCGAGCCGATCCGCACGGCGCCCGCGGTGTTGGTCGTGTCGGTGGATCTCACGGCGGTCGCGGCGATCGACCAGGACCTCGACCGGGTTGGCGTGGTGAGCGGGGCGTCGGTCTATCCGCTGGTGTGGAACATCCTGCTCGCAGCCCGCCAGGAGGGCTTCGGCGGGACCATCACCTCGATGGCCGTGCTCCAGGAGCCCGCCGTGCGTGAACTGCTCGGGCTACCGCAGACCCACGCCGTTGCCGCCGTGGTACCCATCGGAAAGCCGGTGCGTCAGCTGACGAGGTTGCGGCGTCAACCGGTGGAGGAGTTCGTCACCGTCGACCGGTTCGACGGCCCCCCGCTGCACTCGTGA
- a CDS encoding sunset domain-containing protein: protein MTTSKTQKMRAGGLALGFVVAVGAATPVVPHAVAAPLDIAQDGDTEGSDWWWLLIPFLLIIVGLLLIWLFRRARMPRPDTSADGVREVALPTEPTPDGTTPDEMTPDEPTQIDAAADAGITPDVGAVDAPAGGDALKTSTAGTSAAATAGAAAAGAAMQARQGSVSTADADAGASEAVPGELDPDVSAGETVAAGDAGEAEAESDAETDAAAGFPAVRPFDDSPTEVLDLSTLKAEVDAAVAAEPVHVGDGVGTYLKAGEAVPVPIGAHLALDDPHEPPDGYPIKASADAGLYYPPDVSSFAEVTPQIWFASTSAAEAAHFARAESD, encoded by the coding sequence ATGACTACATCGAAGACACAGAAGATGCGGGCCGGGGGTCTGGCACTCGGGTTCGTCGTGGCCGTAGGGGCCGCGACACCGGTGGTGCCGCATGCTGTCGCCGCCCCGCTCGACATCGCGCAGGACGGTGATACCGAGGGTTCGGACTGGTGGTGGCTGCTGATCCCGTTCCTGCTGATCATCGTCGGATTGCTGCTCATCTGGCTGTTCCGAAGGGCGCGCATGCCACGGCCCGATACGTCCGCCGACGGTGTGCGGGAGGTCGCTCTGCCGACGGAGCCCACGCCGGACGGGACGACACCGGACGAGATGACACCCGATGAGCCCACGCAGATCGACGCTGCGGCAGATGCAGGCATCACGCCCGACGTAGGCGCCGTCGACGCACCGGCCGGCGGCGATGCCCTGAAGACCTCCACAGCCGGGACATCCGCCGCTGCCACGGCCGGTGCCGCAGCGGCCGGCGCGGCGATGCAGGCCCGGCAGGGATCGGTGTCGACGGCCGATGCCGATGCCGGTGCGTCCGAGGCCGTACCGGGCGAGCTCGACCCCGACGTGAGCGCGGGCGAGACCGTCGCCGCCGGGGATGCGGGTGAGGCAGAGGCCGAGTCGGATGCGGAGACCGATGCTGCCGCAGGGTTTCCCGCGGTCCGGCCGTTCGACGACAGTCCCACCGAGGTGCTCGATCTGAGCACCCTCAAGGCGGAGGTCGACGCAGCGGTCGCCGCGGAGCCGGTGCATGTCGGCGACGGAGTCGGCACGTACCTCAAGGCTGGTGAGGCCGTACCTGTTCCGATCGGGGCGCATCTGGCCCTCGACGATCCCCACGAACCCCCCGACGGCTATCCGATCAAGGCGAGCGCAGACGCCGGCCTGTACTACCCGCCCGATGTGTCGTCGTTTGCCGAGGTCACGCCGCAGATCTGGTTCGCCTCGACGTCCGCCGCCGAGGCCGCCCACTTCGCGCGGGCCGAGTCCGACTGA
- a CDS encoding MarR family winged helix-turn-helix transcriptional regulator: protein MTTPEAPDLVDRIQQEWERAYPGLDVGPIGVLGRIHHIAAVSSHRLDRHLEPHGVSRSEYDVLSALARSDRALRASEVVSTTMLSGASITKITESLSRRGLLERRRSERDGRVVLLEPTDAGRRLVDAELPRRLADDERALAGLTPDERQTLAALLRKVAVAVGGP, encoded by the coding sequence GTGACCACACCCGAGGCTCCCGATCTGGTCGACCGCATCCAGCAGGAATGGGAGCGTGCCTATCCCGGACTGGATGTCGGCCCGATCGGGGTGCTCGGACGGATTCACCACATCGCCGCGGTCAGCAGCCACCGGCTCGACCGTCATCTCGAACCCCACGGGGTATCGCGATCGGAATACGACGTGCTCAGCGCACTCGCCCGCAGTGATCGGGCGTTGCGGGCCAGCGAGGTGGTCTCGACGACGATGCTCAGCGGGGCATCCATCACCAAGATCACCGAGAGCCTGTCGCGCCGCGGGCTGCTGGAGCGGCGCAGATCCGAGCGTGATGGTCGGGTGGTGTTGCTGGAGCCGACCGACGCGGGCCGCCGGCTGGTGGACGCCGAACTCCCGCGTCGCCTCGCGGACGACGAGCGGGCGCTGGCCGGCCTCACCCCCGACGAGCGGCAGACGCTCGCAGCGTTGCTGCGCAAGGTGGCGGTCGCGGTCGGCGGTCCGTGA
- a CDS encoding acyltransferase, whose amino-acid sequence MQTVARAERADGGTDQSADVAVREVSPPRPRPDRGRAHTADFLRVMLFTGVVVAHGVNAINTSPDVIRSANLVGTLLHLTRYGFVAVTLFVLVLSTRGKSMSPVAFWRRRFGLVVAPYLVWTLIYTITDHVVIEGNPFPTPAKLVGDLGNAIITGEGKYQLYFLLISMQIYLFFPALSWILDRTAHRPWRVLGAGAAIQLGMFVLYQYAPRPAGHAWTVVFDNLWKTLPMYALFVAVGALAAVHHEAVDRALRTHTLPIIAACAIGAAFSVGAYLVTTSPGNVPLQSNTPWNPLLLPWLAGGLVLLWMLAMAWNDRRATARRAGSRAVSYATLRAFGVFAIHPLILDILGRLGFLGLLFDWFPHSSAIRTAFLVLVTLALSLVLVDVALRTPLSRWLVARPRISIRRRTTGDAPVTPAVRPVGTDSLRSA is encoded by the coding sequence GTGCAGACTGTCGCCAGAGCCGAGCGGGCAGATGGTGGGACCGATCAATCGGCGGACGTCGCCGTCCGGGAGGTGTCGCCACCCCGCCCGAGACCGGACCGGGGTCGCGCCCACACCGCCGATTTCCTCCGGGTGATGCTGTTCACCGGTGTCGTCGTCGCCCATGGCGTGAACGCGATCAACACCTCGCCCGACGTGATCCGGTCCGCCAATCTCGTCGGCACGCTTCTGCATCTGACCCGCTACGGATTCGTCGCGGTGACCCTGTTCGTCCTGGTGTTGAGCACCCGCGGGAAGTCGATGTCGCCCGTCGCCTTCTGGCGTCGACGATTCGGCCTGGTCGTCGCGCCGTACCTGGTATGGACGCTCATCTACACGATCACCGACCACGTGGTCATCGAGGGCAATCCCTTCCCCACACCGGCGAAGCTCGTCGGCGACCTGGGGAACGCGATCATCACGGGTGAGGGCAAGTACCAGCTCTATTTCCTCTTGATCTCCATGCAGATCTACCTGTTCTTCCCGGCTCTCTCCTGGATTCTGGACCGGACCGCACATCGCCCGTGGCGGGTCCTCGGCGCCGGCGCGGCGATCCAGCTGGGGATGTTCGTCCTCTATCAGTACGCACCCCGGCCCGCCGGCCACGCCTGGACGGTGGTCTTCGACAATCTGTGGAAGACCCTGCCGATGTATGCGCTGTTCGTGGCCGTCGGTGCGCTCGCGGCGGTCCATCACGAGGCCGTGGATCGGGCCTTGCGCACACATACCCTCCCGATCATCGCCGCCTGTGCGATCGGGGCAGCGTTCAGCGTCGGCGCCTATCTGGTCACGACGTCCCCGGGAAATGTTCCACTGCAATCGAACACACCGTGGAATCCCCTGTTGCTGCCCTGGCTCGCCGGTGGCCTCGTCCTCCTCTGGATGCTGGCGATGGCGTGGAACGACCGCCGCGCCACCGCGCGGCGAGCCGGGTCGCGGGCGGTGTCGTACGCCACTCTCCGCGCCTTCGGGGTCTTCGCGATCCACCCCCTGATCCTCGACATCCTGGGACGGCTCGGCTTCCTCGGACTGCTGTTCGACTGGTTTCCCCACTCGTCGGCCATCCGCACAGCGTTCCTCGTGCTCGTGACACTCGCGCTCTCACTCGTCCTCGTCGACGTCGCACTGCGCACCCCGCTGAGCCGCTGGCTGGTCGCCCGCCCACGGATATCGATCCGGCGCCGCACCACGGGCGACGCCCCCGTCACCCCTGCTGTGAGACCTGTTGGGACAGATTCGCTTCGGTCTGCTTGA
- a CDS encoding vitamin K epoxide reductase family protein, translating into MTASPNVDPTAEDPAGGDDISSRPDGRRGSWLTTLPDVGVATSITLFITGIIGLVASATLTVERFHLLTDPGYRPSCSINPIISCGSVMVKPQAAIFGFPNPLIGIAAFSVIVVTGVIATARISLPRWYWLGQSIATAAGFVMINWLAFQSLYRIHALCPYCMVVWTVTPIILIISIGRLVDDTRRGHEIRSWLWVLLPVWYAVVIVAIGAEFWDYWSTLI; encoded by the coding sequence ATGACCGCCAGTCCCAACGTCGACCCGACCGCCGAAGACCCGGCCGGTGGCGATGACATCTCGAGTCGGCCCGACGGCCGGCGCGGAAGTTGGCTCACCACACTGCCCGACGTCGGTGTGGCCACCTCGATCACCCTCTTCATCACGGGGATCATCGGTCTCGTCGCCTCGGCAACGCTGACGGTGGAGCGCTTCCATCTGCTGACCGATCCGGGTTACCGGCCGAGCTGCAGCATCAATCCGATCATCTCGTGCGGATCGGTGATGGTGAAGCCGCAAGCCGCGATCTTCGGGTTCCCCAACCCGCTCATCGGCATCGCCGCGTTCTCCGTCATCGTGGTCACCGGTGTGATCGCGACTGCTCGCATCTCACTGCCCCGCTGGTACTGGCTCGGTCAGAGTATCGCCACCGCAGCGGGATTCGTGATGATCAACTGGCTGGCCTTCCAGAGCCTGTACCGCATCCACGCACTGTGCCCCTACTGCATGGTGGTCTGGACCGTCACGCCGATCATCCTGATCATCAGCATCGGGCGCCTCGTCGACGACACCCGCCGCGGGCACGAGATCCGGTCATGGCTCTGGGTTCTGCTACCCGTCTGGTACGCCGTCGTCATCGTCGCGATCGGCGCCGAGTTCTGGGATTACTGGTCCACCCTGATCTGA
- a CDS encoding FUSC family protein, whose product MSTPTMADRVRDRQSALSMVLRPTVWRSSLVLDMNRASVAAPIRVGIAVGLVLVVGGLTGTRDIAGFAALGALISAFCRPDPYRVRLGRLVVLGVGIISSVAVGAILGISGAAPGVEIVTIAVLGSLAALVIGMLHIAGPGAVVFVFAATAAMGFAHDPGDLTRALVATVLGTLCGAVASLAPWLFGGLVGGLRSLIRRVSTPPAAVNTSVDHVSLRTALHRRPRPDLVANSCRILVAMVASAALAEAIGLSHPMWAAMGAMAAMQGVAYHVTVQRGLQRMLGNVVGAVIAAGLLGLGLGYWGAVVAIVICQVVAEISAPVNYAIASSAVTPMALMMTALGAGLTPAAAIDRVADTLIGVVAGIVIAAVTITGGELRAQRTAAVTVTANGGAARG is encoded by the coding sequence ATGAGCACCCCCACCATGGCCGACCGGGTCCGCGATCGCCAGAGCGCGCTGAGCATGGTGCTTCGGCCGACCGTGTGGCGATCGTCGCTGGTGCTGGACATGAACCGCGCCTCCGTCGCGGCGCCGATCCGGGTCGGCATCGCGGTGGGCCTCGTGTTGGTGGTCGGCGGGCTGACCGGTACCCGCGACATCGCCGGATTCGCCGCTCTCGGCGCGCTGATCTCCGCGTTCTGTCGCCCCGACCCATACCGGGTCCGGCTGGGACGGCTCGTCGTACTGGGCGTCGGCATCATCTCGTCGGTGGCTGTCGGCGCGATCCTCGGCATCTCCGGTGCCGCACCGGGCGTCGAGATCGTGACCATCGCCGTCCTCGGCTCGCTCGCGGCGCTGGTGATCGGCATGCTGCACATCGCGGGTCCGGGCGCGGTCGTCTTCGTGTTCGCCGCAACCGCCGCGATGGGATTCGCCCATGATCCCGGCGATCTCACCCGCGCCCTCGTCGCGACCGTCCTCGGCACCCTGTGCGGCGCCGTGGCGTCACTGGCTCCCTGGCTGTTCGGTGGCCTGGTCGGCGGCCTGCGCTCGCTCATCCGTCGTGTCTCCACACCCCCGGCGGCCGTGAACACATCGGTCGACCATGTGTCCCTGCGGACGGCCCTCCACCGCCGCCCGCGACCGGATCTGGTGGCCAACAGCTGCCGAATCCTCGTGGCGATGGTGGCCAGCGCCGCCCTCGCCGAGGCGATCGGTCTGTCGCATCCGATGTGGGCGGCGATGGGCGCGATGGCCGCCATGCAGGGCGTGGCCTACCACGTCACGGTGCAACGCGGGCTGCAACGCATGCTCGGCAACGTCGTGGGCGCGGTGATCGCCGCGGGACTGCTCGGGCTCGGGCTCGGGTATTGGGGTGCCGTGGTCGCGATCGTCATCTGCCAGGTCGTCGCGGAGATCTCGGCGCCGGTGAACTACGCGATCGCGTCGTCGGCGGTGACACCCATGGCGCTGATGATGACCGCGCTGGGTGCCGGCCTCACCCCGGCGGCGGCGATCGACCGGGTGGCCGACACACTCATCGGAGTCGTGGCCGGGATCGTGATCGCCGCCGTGACGATCACCGGCGGCGAGCTACGGGCACAGCGCACCGCGGCGGTCACCGTGACTGCGAATGGCGGGGCAGCGCGCGGCTGA
- a CDS encoding DsbA family protein, whose translation MAKKQGTPIVDPREAEKRRSLLIKIGAAVVLIALAVGVGVWVVQSNKSATGSSAQVTVATDNAYRITAAPDGTEPPVTVTVVEDFQCPACRAFESSFGDALGQLRANPKVAVDYQPIAFLDKMSSTEYSTRSANASACVAQATAGDGNFDVWLKFHNLLYANQPEEGGAGLTDDQLNDYATQAGAPNVRQCIDDRQFGDFVQDTTQQAQQSGVTATPTVKINGEPHQLTTPDALLQAVEQAAQN comes from the coding sequence ATGGCGAAGAAGCAGGGAACACCGATTGTCGATCCGCGGGAGGCCGAGAAGCGCCGGTCCCTCCTGATCAAGATCGGCGCAGCCGTCGTGCTGATCGCACTCGCCGTCGGTGTCGGCGTCTGGGTGGTCCAGTCGAACAAGTCCGCCACGGGCTCGTCCGCGCAGGTCACCGTCGCCACCGACAACGCCTATCGCATCACCGCCGCACCGGACGGAACCGAACCTCCGGTCACCGTCACCGTGGTGGAGGACTTCCAGTGTCCCGCCTGCCGCGCCTTCGAATCCTCGTTCGGTGATGCACTCGGACAGTTACGCGCCAATCCGAAGGTCGCCGTCGACTATCAACCGATCGCGTTCCTGGACAAGATGTCGAGCACCGAGTACTCCACGCGGTCGGCCAACGCGTCCGCGTGCGTCGCCCAGGCCACCGCCGGCGACGGCAACTTCGACGTCTGGCTGAAGTTCCACAACCTGCTCTACGCCAACCAGCCCGAAGAAGGCGGAGCCGGCCTCACCGACGACCAACTCAACGACTACGCCACGCAGGCCGGGGCACCGAATGTCCGGCAGTGCATCGACGACCGTCAGTTCGGCGATTTCGTCCAGGACACCACCCAGCAGGCACAGCAGTCCGGCGTGACCGCGACACCCACGGTAAAGATCAACGGTGAGCCGCATCAACTCACGACGCCCGACGCGCTCCTGCAGGCCGTCGAGCAGGCTGCCCAGAATTGA